A genome region from Alicyclobacillus acidocaldarius subsp. acidocaldarius DSM 446 includes the following:
- a CDS encoding Stp1/IreP family PP2C-type Ser/Thr phosphatase: MIYAAKSHIGLVRTMNQDGYAVVDDLPVGVLFVVADGMGGPQAGDVASRIAVERVSEYVGRHLSAEANPREVVSSAIADANEEIYRQAAAVPEYAGMGTTIVCALALADRMVVAHVGDSRAYALTGDEFRQVTEDHSLVAELVRRGHLSASEARHHPQRNIVTRSLGTEPVSLPDLTEVPWGEGDVLLLCSDGLSNLVEDDELKVFLEQARGARAKQDVSAAVDAMIQLALDRGGTDNVTALVAVHREEDTIG; this comes from the coding sequence ATGATTTACGCGGCGAAGTCTCATATCGGGCTGGTGCGCACCATGAATCAGGACGGCTACGCGGTCGTGGACGACTTGCCGGTCGGCGTCCTATTCGTGGTGGCCGACGGCATGGGGGGACCTCAGGCCGGGGATGTGGCCAGCCGGATCGCCGTGGAACGGGTGAGCGAGTACGTCGGGCGCCATCTCTCGGCCGAGGCGAACCCGCGGGAGGTCGTGTCGTCGGCCATCGCGGACGCGAACGAAGAGATTTACAGGCAGGCGGCGGCGGTGCCCGAATACGCCGGCATGGGAACCACCATCGTGTGCGCGCTCGCGCTCGCGGATAGGATGGTGGTGGCTCACGTGGGAGATAGCCGGGCGTACGCGTTGACCGGCGACGAGTTCCGCCAGGTCACGGAAGATCACAGCCTTGTTGCGGAATTGGTACGCCGAGGCCATCTGTCTGCCTCGGAAGCCAGGCATCACCCACAGCGCAACATTGTCACGAGATCGCTTGGCACCGAGCCCGTGAGTCTTCCGGATCTGACGGAGGTGCCGTGGGGAGAGGGCGACGTCCTGCTTCTGTGTTCGGACGGGCTTTCGAATCTGGTCGAGGACGATGAACTGAAAGTGTTCCTGGAGCAGGCGCGCGGTGCGCGCGCGAAGCAAGACGTGTCCGCGGCCGTGGACGCGATGATTCAACTTGCGCTCGACCGGGGCGGGACGGACAACGTCACCGCACTCGTCGCTGTGCATCGAGAGGAGGACACCATCGGATGA